The genomic interval GAAAGAACGGATTTGAGTAAAGAAAAGACCGGGGTATTCTCAGGCGCTTATGCGATCAACCCCCTTAATCAGCGCAAAATTCCCATTTGGATCGCCGACTATGTCTTAATGGGCTATGGTACGGGAGCTGTTATGGCCGTTCCAGGTCATGATGAGCGCGATTTTGCTTTTGCTGCCACCTACCGGCTTCCGATGCAGTGTGTGATCGATCCCGATTTGAAAGAGAGTGACGTGAGCCGTGAAGAGGTGATTGCCTCTCAAGTGTGTTGGACGGGAGATGGCGCGATGATGAATAGCTCAAGTGATGAGCTTTCAATCGATCGTCTGAGCTGTGATGAAGGGCGGCATAAAGTAGTTGAATACCTCACAAGCCATAAAATGGGGCGCAAAAAGGTCAACTTTAAGCTCCGCGACTGGCTTTTTTCTCGCCAACGTTATTGGGGCGAGCCTTTTCCTATTTTGCATTATGAAGACGCCTCTAAACGGGTGCTCGATCTCGATGAGCTTCCTCTGACGCCGCCGGCGCTTACAAACTATAAACCAAGCGGTGACGGGCATGGCCCTCTGGCTAAAGTTTCCGAGTGGGTTCAAATCATGGATCCCAAAACCGGCAAGCCTGCGATGAGAGAGACCAATACGATGCCGCAGTGGGCCGGATCTTGCTGGTATTATTTGCGCTTTTTAGATCCCAACAATCATGAAAAAGCATGGGGTGAAGAAGCTGAAAAATATTGGATGCCGGTTGATATGTATGTCGGTGGTGTTGAGCATGCCGTTCTCCATCTTCTCTATGCGCGATTTTGGCATAAGGTGCTTTATGATCTCGGCTGCGTTTCAACTAAAGAGCCTTTTCAGACGCTGCGCAATCAAGGTCTTGTCACAGCCAAAGCCTATAAGAAAAAGGGTGGGGGCTATATCGAGCCAAGCGCGGTTGTTTTCAGAGATCAGGAGGCCTATGACCACGAGGGCAACCCACTCGTTGAGCTCGTTGAAAAGATGTCCAAATCCAAGCTTAATGGAGTCACTCCGGATCAGATTGTGGATGAAGTGGGAGCCGATGCGCTTCGCCTCTATGAGATGTTCATGGGGCCGTTTGATAAAGAAAAGCTATGGAACAGCGATGCGGTCAGTGGTTGCCGTCGTTTTTTGAATCGCTTCTTCGATCTCGTCACATCTGATAAAGTGACGGATGAAGAAAGCACTCAAGGAATGAGATGTGCCCACAAGCTAGTTCGGGGGGTGTCTCAAGATATGGAGCAAATGCTTTTCAACACCTGCATTTCGAAGATGATGGAGTTTGTTAATGAATTCAGCCCTCTTGAGCGTTATCCTAAAGAGGCGCTTAAAATGGCAGTGCAAGTTTTATCGCCATTCGCCCCTCATCTGGCAGAAGAGTGCTGGGAGCTTTTAGGTGAAACAAAAAGCTTGAGCTATGCACCGTTTCCGACATATGACCCCGCCCTTTTGCAAGAAGATTCACTCCGATATATCGTTCAGGTTAATGGAAAGGTGCGCGGAAGTTTTGATCTCCCTAAGGGGCAGTCAAAAGACGCTCTCTTTGAACTTGCCAAAACCGAGCCAAGGATTGCAAAATATCTAACGGGCAGTATTGTCAAGGTGATTTATGTTCCTGATAAGCTCATGAATATCGTTGTCAAAGGATAGCCAAAAGTGTTAACCCGCTTGATTTACAATGCGCTCATTATATTGTGGGCGCTACTTCTCCTACCCAAAGTGGGGTGGCAAACAAGGCGCTATCAAAAATATCGAGGAACCCTAAAGAGCCGCCTCTTAGGTCCCAAGATAGGGCAAGACCATCTGGGAAAACGGCTCATCTGGGTGCATGCCGTCTCCGTTGGAGAGAGCAATGCGGCAATCCCCCTTATTCGCTATTATAAACAAGCGTGGCCGGATAGCTACATCTTGATGTCATGTACTACAAAAACGGCAGCAGAGCATATTAAGCGCCATATCCCCGAAGTTGATCACCAAATCTATTTTCCACTGGATCTCTCATGGGTGATGCGCCGGCTATTGCGCGCTTTTAAGCCCGCTTTGATCATTGTTATGGAAAGTGAGTTTTGGCTTAACTTTTTCAATGAGGGTAAAAAAATCGGAGCTAAGGTCATTTTGGCCAATGGCAAAATGTCTGAGCGTTCCTATCGGAGGTTAAAGGCTCTCAAACTCTTTTCTAAAAGGCTTTTTGCTCCCTTTGATGTTTGCTGCATGCAAAGCGAGGCTTATGCCAAAAGGGTGCAACCGTTTCTCTCTTCTCACACCCAATTGGTCATCACAGGCAACCTTAAGTTTGATCTCGAGAAAAAAACAATGACCGAGCAAGAAAAAACCGAGTTTAGAGCTTTGCTTGGTATTGCAGATGGCGAAAACGTCATTTTACTTGCATCAACACATGAAAACGAAGAGAGCCTGTTGGTCCAATCACTAAAACCGCTCCTCGACCAACACATCATCCACCGCCTTCTCATTGCGCCTCGCCATCCCGAGCGTTTTGAGCGTGTCATACATGAGCTCAACACGATGAACATTCCTTGTGAGCGCTTTAGAGAGAGGCTGAATCACCCTGTGATTGTGATCAATCAAATGGGAATTATGGACTCATGCTATCAAATGGCCGATCTCGTCATTATGGGGGGGAGCTTTAACCCCCATATCGGCGGTCACAATATCTTAGAACCGATTCTCTTTTGTCGTCCGACTCTTTTCGGTCCCTATATGTCTGCTCAAAGGGAACTTGTTCGGCTCGCCCTTCAATTCCAAGCAGCTGCGCAAGTCAATCAAGAAGAGCTCGCTCAAAGTGTGCTCAAACATCTCGACCCAACACAGCACCCCATGCTAAAAAATAACATGCAAGCGCTTCTTAAATCTGTCAAGGGGGCAACCCAAAAGACGATTAAGGCAATCGATTAATGTAACCCATTGTCTATAAGTATTTTGCAAAAAATAAACAATAATACCATTTATCAAAAATATTGATGAGAAATGCGGGCTAACAATGTGATAGCCAGTATTCCTTAACCGTCCAAAAACCCCCTATTTATGGAGGGGATTTTTTAGCATCTTATTTT from Simkaniaceae bacterium carries:
- the leuS gene encoding leucine--tRNA ligase — encoded protein: MKYDHRTLEKKWQRYWADNKTFKAEIDPSKPKYYILDMFPYPSGAGLHVGHVTGYTATDILARHKRQKGFSVLHPMGWDSFGLPAEQYAIRTGTHPAETTKANIDTYRRQLQMLGFSYDWDREMATSDPSYYKWTQWIFTKLYEKGLAYEAEAYVNFCPELGTVLANEEVENGFAKEGGYPVERRPLRQWILKITAYAERLLEDLDDLDWPDYLKALQRNWIGRSEGAEIDFKIEGADAHITCFTTCAHTLFGVTYVVLSPEHPLICQIASKEQLGEVEKYVKATAHKSDLERTDLSKEKTGVFSGAYAINPLNQRKIPIWIADYVLMGYGTGAVMAVPGHDERDFAFAATYRLPMQCVIDPDLKESDVSREEVIASQVCWTGDGAMMNSSSDELSIDRLSCDEGRHKVVEYLTSHKMGRKKVNFKLRDWLFSRQRYWGEPFPILHYEDASKRVLDLDELPLTPPALTNYKPSGDGHGPLAKVSEWVQIMDPKTGKPAMRETNTMPQWAGSCWYYLRFLDPNNHEKAWGEEAEKYWMPVDMYVGGVEHAVLHLLYARFWHKVLYDLGCVSTKEPFQTLRNQGLVTAKAYKKKGGGYIEPSAVVFRDQEAYDHEGNPLVELVEKMSKSKLNGVTPDQIVDEVGADALRLYEMFMGPFDKEKLWNSDAVSGCRRFLNRFFDLVTSDKVTDEESTQGMRCAHKLVRGVSQDMEQMLFNTCISKMMEFVNEFSPLERYPKEALKMAVQVLSPFAPHLAEECWELLGETKSLSYAPFPTYDPALLQEDSLRYIVQVNGKVRGSFDLPKGQSKDALFELAKTEPRIAKYLTGSIVKVIYVPDKLMNIVVKG